Proteins encoded by one window of Oculatellaceae cyanobacterium:
- a CDS encoding tetratricopeptide repeat protein, with the protein MKHTLVLISCLLLLPTSALAANSHLEPKIKLNNQQLIAQDVPLPDVPSPEQIQEMATNITVKVSSNNNGGTGVIIAKKQQTYLIVTNAHVVAGSNKFQIQTSDGVVHQAQLLANSNLSKYDLALVEFSSNKQYKVAQINNSTPKAGMPVLGVGFSAETGKLTFREGKTTQVPEQAFKGGYQIGYSSDIVQGMSGGAILDNQGGLMGINGRSTYPIINSGFVYADGARPTAEEIQQFRRSSWGIPFKTFLAQVNPEILTAYSLPLPQSTPSIPPVASTGWLADLEQKAKQFSVRIDSSSNANGSGVIIAKQGDVYTVLTADHVLCERVSAKEPCGNNRYQILAPNNQLYPIIPESVNRQPGVDLAVVKFSSKAIYQVATLADYNPNNFELMFTAGYPKLGDKSPWRFTIGLIYEKEQGLLQTKESDFSTNSSGQLKSASSLTGGYELVYTSITYGGMSGGAVLDSQGRVIGIHGRAEGEQAIDQKTGDRGINGDRVQMGYSLGIPISTFLGLVTRLKLQPPKVETTPPPQLNPDKIQSIEDAVLSANVSQGNATASTWLERGNQLWRLRQYKEAVKAFDQAIKLKPDFVYLAYYGKGIALLRDGNDLEAVAALEKAVQLEPNFVAAWERLSVVYQELGQPEKALAAINQAIQLQANNPNLYNGKFSVLNYLKRYDEALDVINIVIKLNPRATFYSNRGSVYYNQEKRELAIADYTKAIEINPKYATAYNNRGIVYYNQEKRELAIADYTKAIEINPKLAEAYNNRGNVYKKQEKRELAIADYNKAIEINPKLAEAYNNRGNVYKKQEKWELAIVDYTQAIEINPRDADAYSHRGLVYDNQEKWELAIADYTQAIEINPKLAEVYINRGIIYKKQEKWELAIVDYTQAIKINPKFAEAYYNRGVLYFEQKKWDLALADYNQAIQFNDKLAQAYYNRGVVYYNQEKWELAIADYNRAIEINPQYAQAYANRGLVYVNRGDKQKAIADLQTAATLFQQQGNTQSYEWVIGKLQQLQG; encoded by the coding sequence ATGAAACACACACTGGTATTGATTAGCTGCTTGTTACTATTACCAACATCCGCTTTAGCAGCAAATTCTCACTTAGAACCAAAAATCAAACTCAACAACCAACAGCTAATTGCCCAAGATGTACCCTTACCAGACGTACCATCACCAGAACAAATACAAGAAATGGCTACTAACATTACTGTGAAAGTTAGCAGCAACAATAATGGTGGGACTGGAGTAATTATTGCGAAAAAACAGCAAACTTATCTGATTGTTACCAACGCCCACGTAGTTGCAGGCAGCAATAAATTTCAGATTCAGACAAGTGACGGAGTAGTACATCAAGCTCAATTATTGGCAAATTCTAATCTGAGTAAATATGATTTAGCACTGGTAGAATTTAGCAGTAATAAACAATACAAAGTTGCTCAGATTAACAACTCAACTCCCAAAGCTGGAATGCCAGTTTTGGGAGTTGGATTTTCCGCAGAAACAGGTAAGTTAACTTTCCGTGAAGGAAAAACTACGCAAGTACCTGAACAAGCATTTAAAGGTGGTTATCAAATTGGGTATAGCAGCGATATTGTTCAAGGAATGAGTGGGGGTGCTATTCTCGATAATCAAGGCGGATTAATGGGGATTAATGGACGCAGTACTTACCCAATTATAAATAGTGGTTTTGTCTATGCTGACGGTGCGCGTCCCACAGCAGAAGAAATCCAACAATTTCGGCGTTCCAGTTGGGGTATTCCGTTTAAAACTTTTTTAGCTCAAGTTAATCCAGAAATTCTTACAGCTTATTCTCTACCATTACCACAGTCAACACCAAGTATTCCTCCAGTAGCCTCGACAGGATGGTTAGCAGATTTAGAGCAGAAAGCTAAACAATTTAGCGTGAGAATTGATAGTAGTAGTAATGCCAATGGTTCTGGAGTAATTATTGCCAAACAAGGGGATGTTTACACCGTTTTAACTGCTGACCATGTGTTGTGTGAAAGAGTATCAGCAAAAGAACCATGTGGGAATAATCGCTATCAAATACTTGCCCCAAACAATCAACTATATCCCATTATTCCAGAGAGCGTTAACAGACAACCAGGGGTGGATTTAGCTGTTGTCAAATTTAGCAGCAAAGCCATTTATCAAGTCGCTACTTTAGCTGATTATAACCCGAATAATTTTGAATTGATGTTTACGGCGGGTTATCCCAAATTAGGAGATAAGTCACCCTGGCGATTTACAATCGGACTAATTTATGAGAAAGAACAGGGATTATTACAAACTAAAGAATCAGATTTTTCCACTAATAGTTCTGGACAACTTAAAAGTGCGAGTTCTTTAACAGGAGGTTATGAATTAGTTTATACCAGTATTACTTATGGGGGTATGAGTGGCGGTGCGGTTTTAGATAGTCAAGGACGAGTAATTGGGATTCATGGCAGAGCCGAAGGAGAACAAGCAATCGATCAAAAAACAGGCGATAGAGGAATTAATGGCGATAGAGTCCAGATGGGATATAGTTTAGGCATTCCCATTAGTACTTTTTTGGGGTTGGTAACGCGGCTGAAACTTCAACCGCCAAAGGTAGAAACTACCCCACCTCCTCAACTAAATCCAGATAAAATTCAATCAATCGAAGATGCGGTTTTATCAGCTAATGTTTCCCAAGGCAATGCAACTGCCTCTACCTGGTTAGAAAGAGGAAATCAACTGTGGCGGTTAAGGCAATATAAAGAAGCGGTCAAAGCGTTTGATCAAGCGATTAAGCTTAAACCTGATTTTGTTTATCTTGCTTATTATGGTAAGGGTATAGCATTACTTAGAGATGGAAATGATCTTGAGGCGGTAGCCGCCTTAGAGAAAGCCGTGCAGCTAGAACCTAATTTTGTGGCAGCTTGGGAAAGGCTAAGTGTCGTCTATCAAGAATTAGGGCAACCGGAAAAAGCATTAGCAGCAATTAATCAAGCAATTCAACTACAAGCGAACAACCCCAACTTGTACAATGGAAAGTTTAGTGTGTTAAATTACTTAAAACGCTATGACGAAGCGTTAGATGTAATTAACATAGTAATTAAACTCAATCCTCGTGCTACCTTTTACTCCAATCGGGGAAGTGTTTACTATAACCAGGAAAAAAGGGAATTGGCTATTGCTGATTACACTAAAGCCATTGAAATTAATCCTAAGTATGCTACTGCTTACAATAATCGGGGGATTGTTTACTATAACCAGGAAAAAAGGGAATTAGCTATTGCTGATTACACTAAAGCCATTGAGATTAATCCTAAGTTAGCTGAAGCTTACAACAATCGTGGGAATGTTTACAAAAAGCAGGAAAAAAGGGAATTAGCTATTGCTGATTACAACAAAGCCATTGAGATTAATCCTAAGTTAGCTGAAGCTTACAACAATCGTGGGAATGTTTACAAAAAGCAGGAAAAATGGGAATTAGCTATAGTTGATTACACTCAAGCTATTGAGATTAATCCGAGGGATGCTGATGCTTACTCCCATCGGGGTCTTGTTTACGATAACCAGGAAAAATGGGAATTAGCGATTGCTGATTACACTCAAGCTATTGAGATTAATCCTAAGTTAGCTGAGGTTTACATAAATCGGGGGATTATTTACAAAAAGCAGGAAAAATGGGAATTAGCTATAGTTGATTACACTCAAGCTATTAAAATTAATCCTAAGTTTGCTGAGGCTTACTACAATCGGGGGGTTCTTTACTTCGAGCAGAAAAAATGGGATTTAGCTCTAGCCGATTACAACCAAGCTATCCAATTCAATGATAAGTTAGCACAAGCTTACTACAATCGAGGAGTTGTTTACTATAATCAGGAAAAATGGGAATTAGCGATAGCTGATTATAATAGAGCCATTGAGATTAATCCTCAGTATGCTCAAGCTTACGCAAATCGAGGTTTAGTTTATGTAAATAGGGGAGACAAACAAAAAGCGATCGCAGACTTGCAAACTGCCGCCACATTATTTCAGCAACAGGGAAATACACAGTCTTATGAATGGGTAATAGGGAAGTTACAACAGTTGCAGGGGTAG
- a CDS encoding COP23 domain-containing protein, giving the protein MRSPALLILLLHRQSAFTQFFAFVTSLYNLLKNRYLRKNLAARRNKNRKFSQIEIMFKLRSHSIASSVLLASLSLLTLGAIATLSQTESNEIKFFCGQMFDSAAKENIPATVAWIPERQGHVRLIAWKSDFFYKWNRQERCETVSEKFQSAYQQGRLNYLTYGEVDSYQVICGVANQGEKCKRENMLFTIKPKDYPDQVLTSLIGVVEGNSGQAIYQSTGQQLFVSVNELFRQSPIVSQASSSR; this is encoded by the coding sequence ATGCGATCGCCTGCTCTCCTAATTCTGTTACTGCACAGGCAATCTGCTTTTACGCAATTTTTCGCTTTTGTTACATCTCTTTACAATTTGCTGAAAAATCGTTACTTGCGTAAAAACCTTGCTGCCAGACGTAATAAGAATAGAAAGTTCAGTCAAATTGAAATTATGTTCAAATTGCGATCGCACTCAATTGCTTCATCAGTTCTTCTCGCCAGCCTTTCCTTACTGACTTTGGGCGCAATTGCAACTTTAAGTCAAACAGAGTCAAACGAAATCAAATTCTTTTGCGGTCAAATGTTTGACAGTGCTGCTAAGGAAAATATACCAGCCACAGTAGCATGGATTCCAGAACGTCAAGGACACGTCCGCCTCATCGCTTGGAAATCAGATTTCTTTTATAAGTGGAATCGTCAAGAACGGTGTGAAACTGTCTCTGAGAAATTTCAAAGTGCTTATCAGCAGGGACGTTTGAATTACCTGACATACGGCGAGGTGGATAGTTATCAAGTTATCTGTGGCGTAGCTAATCAAGGTGAAAAGTGTAAACGCGAAAATATGCTGTTCACTATTAAACCCAAAGACTATCCTGACCAAGTTCTGACATCATTAATTGGGGTTGTAGAAGGTAACAGTGGTCAAGCAATATATCAAAGTACAGGTCAACAACTTTTTGTCTCTGTCAACGAGCTTTTCCGCCAATCTCCGATTGTGTCTCAAGCAAGCAGTTCTCGTTAG